One Vibrio taketomensis DNA window includes the following coding sequences:
- a CDS encoding ankyrin repeat domain-containing protein: MTSHKDEYGFNALHLAVTEDNHQVIAFLVNAGININEQNNDGITPLHIAGYPDVAELLIQLGANIEIEDSVGNTPLLTHAMEAEGYSTMKVLLMYGANPTHKNNSGKTALFYANSRGELDKVQLINSYLN; the protein is encoded by the coding sequence ATCACCAGTCATAAAGACGAATACGGGTTCAATGCGTTGCATCTAGCGGTGACAGAAGATAATCACCAAGTTATCGCGTTCCTCGTCAATGCTGGTATTAATATTAATGAACAAAATAACGATGGAATAACTCCTTTGCACATTGCTGGTTATCCTGATGTCGCGGAATTATTGATTCAGTTGGGGGCGAATATTGAGATTGAGGATAGTGTAGGTAATACCCCTTTATTAACTCATGCAATGGAAGCGGAAGGGTATTCAACGATGAAAGTGTTATTGATGTATGGTGCGAACCCAACTCACAAAAATAACTCCGGTAAAACGGCTCTGTTTTACGCTAATTCTCGTGGAGAACTAGATAAAGTCCAGTTAATAAATTCTTATCTTAATTGA